The Lysobacter capsici genome has a segment encoding these proteins:
- the mnmA gene encoding tRNA 2-thiouridine(34) synthase MnmA: MAGSADTIVGMSGGVDSSVAALLLRDSGEALSGLFMQNWADDGSGDCRAEDDRRDAVAVSGRLGLPIHFRDFSGEYWAGVFEHFVAEYAAGRTPNPDVLCNREIKFKHFLDAAQQLGARYIATGHYARVDQAADGRFRLLRALDRGKDQSYFLHQLGQAQLSATKFPLGELLKRDVREMARMAALPTAAKKDSTGICFIGERDFREFLSRYLPAKQGEIRTPDGRVVGTHAGVFYFTLGQREGLNIGGVRGFEPAPWYVIGKDVASNVLYVDQGSDSPWLHSQRLRSESAHWIAGAPPAARFACTAQTRYRQADQDCEVTVLDDGTLDVVFREPQRAVTPGQSLVLYDGEVCLGGAVIATTDAPACDRPLSSPSILTASS, from the coding sequence ATGGCAGGGTCGGCGGACACCATCGTGGGCATGTCGGGCGGGGTCGATTCCTCGGTCGCCGCGCTGTTGCTGCGCGACAGCGGCGAAGCCCTGTCGGGTTTGTTCATGCAGAACTGGGCCGATGATGGCAGCGGCGATTGCCGCGCGGAGGACGACCGCCGCGATGCGGTCGCGGTGTCCGGCCGGCTGGGCCTGCCGATCCACTTCCGCGATTTCTCCGGCGAGTACTGGGCCGGGGTGTTCGAGCATTTTGTCGCCGAATACGCCGCCGGGCGCACGCCGAACCCGGACGTGCTGTGCAACCGCGAAATCAAGTTCAAGCATTTCCTCGACGCCGCGCAGCAACTGGGCGCGCGCTACATCGCGACCGGCCATTACGCGCGGGTCGATCAGGCCGCCGACGGCCGCTTCCGCCTGCTGCGCGCGCTCGACCGCGGCAAGGATCAGAGCTACTTCCTGCACCAGCTGGGTCAGGCGCAGCTGTCGGCGACCAAGTTTCCGCTCGGCGAACTGCTCAAGCGCGATGTGCGCGAGATGGCGCGCATGGCCGCGCTGCCGACCGCGGCGAAGAAGGATTCCACCGGCATCTGCTTCATCGGCGAACGCGATTTCCGCGAGTTCCTGTCGCGCTATCTGCCGGCGAAACAAGGCGAGATCCGCACCCCGGACGGGCGCGTGGTCGGTACTCATGCCGGGGTGTTTTACTTCACTCTCGGCCAGCGCGAAGGTCTCAACATCGGCGGCGTGCGCGGGTTCGAGCCGGCGCCGTGGTACGTGATCGGCAAGGATGTGGCCAGCAATGTGCTGTATGTCGACCAGGGCAGCGACAGCCCGTGGCTGCATTCGCAGCGGCTGCGTTCGGAGAGCGCGCACTGGATCGCCGGCGCCCCGCCCGCGGCACGTTTCGCCTGCACCGCGCAGACCCGCTATCGCCAGGCCGATCAGGACTGCGAGGTCACGGTGCTCGACGACGGCACCCTCGATGTCGTGTTCCGCGAACCGCAGCGCGCGGTCACCCCGGGCCAGTCGCTGGTGCTGTACGACGGCGAGGTCTGCCTCGGCGGCGCGGTGATCGCCACGACCGACGCGCCGGCCTGCGACCGGCCGCTTTCCTCCCCCTCTATTCTTACCGCGAGCTCGTAA
- a CDS encoding porin, with protein MLVAAASGSGEVAAQTRGQTPDAAELLQLVQAQAARIERLERRLAAVEGVASTTDAPAPASAPEAAGLAARLDKLEQAHGKQPSVSWSKGAPQFTSADGRAVFRPRGRVFLDASSTGGSDFAGRNLSGTEVRSLRLGAEGAYGGIGWVLEGDFADNGVSWKSAYVNFAHTLFGQKSELTVGNRLNDRGIDGSSSTSNTPFQERNVVGTLVLPQRGLFGVGLTERVFGRGWHASVSVAGNDLDNAGDGNDSLTWAARAHWNPLKRERAVVHLGAWAFHEDIAAGSAGVVRAAAIGGHFNDEVKIAPGSVTGAERGRGHGLELATVAGPFWSSGEWGRRRIEGLDRRGNYAADYDAYAVSAGWFVSGAAPAYVADTGTWGRVKVERPVTAGGHGAWELKARYENADFRDLPGGGAGHAWTVGANWYLNDYSRLMLDLVRWQTDNRSGKYLVADEGYTLNTRLQLVF; from the coding sequence ATGCTCGTCGCCGCCGCGAGCGGCAGCGGCGAAGTCGCCGCCCAGACCCGCGGGCAGACGCCCGACGCCGCCGAACTGCTGCAACTGGTGCAGGCGCAGGCGGCCCGGATCGAACGGCTGGAGCGGCGTCTGGCCGCGGTCGAAGGCGTGGCTTCCACGACCGATGCGCCGGCGCCCGCGTCGGCGCCCGAAGCCGCCGGCTTGGCCGCGCGCCTGGACAAGCTCGAACAGGCCCATGGCAAGCAGCCTAGCGTGAGCTGGAGCAAGGGCGCGCCGCAATTCACCAGCGCCGACGGCCGCGCCGTGTTCCGGCCGCGCGGCCGCGTGTTTCTGGATGCCTCCAGCACCGGCGGCTCCGATTTCGCCGGCCGCAACCTCAGCGGCACCGAAGTGCGTTCGCTGCGCCTGGGCGCCGAGGGCGCGTACGGCGGCATCGGCTGGGTCCTGGAAGGCGACTTCGCCGACAACGGCGTGAGCTGGAAGTCCGCCTACGTCAACTTCGCCCACACGCTGTTCGGCCAGAAGTCGGAATTGACCGTCGGCAATCGGCTCAACGATCGCGGCATCGACGGTTCCAGCAGCACCTCCAACACGCCGTTCCAGGAGCGCAACGTGGTCGGGACGCTGGTGCTGCCGCAGCGTGGGCTGTTCGGCGTCGGGCTGACCGAACGCGTCTTCGGCCGCGGCTGGCACGCCAGCGTGTCGGTGGCGGGCAACGATCTGGACAACGCCGGCGACGGCAACGACAGCCTGACCTGGGCGGCGCGCGCGCACTGGAATCCGCTCAAGCGCGAGCGCGCGGTCGTGCACCTGGGGGCTTGGGCGTTTCACGAGGACATCGCCGCGGGATCGGCCGGCGTGGTACGCGCCGCGGCGATCGGCGGCCACTTCAACGACGAGGTCAAGATCGCGCCGGGCAGCGTGACGGGCGCCGAACGCGGACGCGGCCACGGCCTGGAGCTGGCGACGGTGGCCGGCCCGTTCTGGAGTTCGGGCGAATGGGGCCGGCGCCGGATCGAAGGCCTGGACCGCCGCGGCAACTACGCCGCCGACTACGACGCCTATGCCGTCTCCGCCGGCTGGTTTGTGAGCGGCGCCGCGCCGGCCTACGTGGCCGACACCGGCACCTGGGGCCGGGTCAAGGTCGAACGCCCGGTCACCGCCGGCGGACACGGCGCCTGGGAGCTCAAGGCCCGTTACGAAAACGCGGACTTCCGCGATCTGCCCGGCGGCGGCGCCGGCCATGCCTGGACGGTCGGCGCCAACTGGTACCTGAACGACTACAGCCGGCTGATGCTGGATCTGGTGCGCTGGCAGACCGACAACCGCAGCGGCAAGTACCTCGTCGCCGATGAGGGATACACGCTAAATACCCGTCTGCAATTGGTTTTTTGA
- a CDS encoding AbrB/MazE/SpoVT family DNA-binding domain-containing protein has translation MEATVAERGQITLPKSVRDALGLTKGTLLKVELDGSRIILRKSVDDAISKARGKFALDGFDSAADAERAMRDEE, from the coding sequence ATGGAAGCGACCGTCGCCGAACGAGGCCAGATCACCCTTCCCAAATCGGTGCGCGATGCCCTCGGCCTGACCAAGGGCACGCTGCTGAAGGTCGAGCTGGACGGCAGCCGCATCATCCTGCGCAAGAGCGTGGACGACGCGATCTCCAAGGCGCGCGGCAAGTTCGCCCTGGACGGCTTCGACTCGGCCGCGGACGCCGAGCGCGCGATGCGCGACGAGGAATGA
- a CDS encoding type II toxin-antitoxin system VapC family toxin encodes MIAVDSPVLIELLSDGPQADAVEACLRQSLVGGRVVVCDVSLAEMCAALRGGAQVQEALEEMGIHFSALEAKSALRAGEMHRRHRQRGNGPRGFGGFLVGAHALLQCDGLITWNDTFYRDYFKGLKLIVPQA; translated from the coding sequence GTGATCGCGGTCGACTCGCCGGTCCTGATCGAACTGCTGAGCGACGGCCCGCAGGCCGACGCGGTCGAGGCCTGCCTGCGCCAGAGCCTGGTCGGCGGTCGGGTCGTGGTCTGCGACGTCAGCCTGGCCGAGATGTGCGCGGCGCTGCGCGGCGGCGCGCAGGTGCAGGAGGCGCTGGAAGAAATGGGCATCCATTTCAGCGCGCTGGAAGCCAAGTCGGCGTTGCGCGCGGGCGAGATGCACCGGCGCCACCGCCAGCGCGGCAACGGGCCGCGCGGCTTCGGCGGCTTTCTGGTCGGCGCCCACGCCTTGCTCCAGTGCGACGGCCTGATCACCTGGAACGACACGTTTTACCGCGACTACTTCAAGGGCCTGAAGCTGATCGTGCCGCAAGCCTGA
- the hflD gene encoding high frequency lysogenization protein HflD, producing the protein MADLSERVLALAGLAQALAQVRRIADTGQANAAVLGTCLDSVFRIDASSTAAVYGGAANLRPGLSLLQDYLVNRISDEHLPRLAMAVLQLERRFVRDQAMTDKVLRSIHDQATAAHRLGSSHPDVIAALGGLYADTLSHLRPRVLVQGNPHYLGQPGVVAEVRAVLLASVRSAVLWRQLGGSYWDILLRRRAIVDSIEERLG; encoded by the coding sequence ATGGCCGATCTTTCCGAACGCGTTCTCGCCCTCGCCGGCCTCGCCCAGGCGCTGGCCCAGGTGCGGCGCATCGCCGATACCGGCCAAGCCAACGCGGCCGTGCTCGGCACCTGCCTGGACTCGGTGTTCCGTATCGACGCGTCCTCGACCGCCGCGGTCTACGGCGGCGCCGCCAACCTGCGCCCGGGCCTGAGCTTGCTGCAGGACTATCTGGTCAACCGGATCAGCGACGAACACCTGCCGCGCCTGGCGATGGCGGTGCTGCAACTGGAGCGGCGCTTCGTGCGCGATCAGGCGATGACCGACAAGGTCCTGCGCAGCATCCACGACCAGGCCACCGCCGCGCATCGCCTCGGCAGCAGCCATCCGGACGTGATCGCGGCCTTGGGCGGGCTCTACGCCGACACCCTGAGCCACCTGCGCCCGCGCGTGCTGGTGCAGGGCAACCCGCATTACCTCGGCCAGCCCGGCGTAGTCGCCGAAGTGCGCGCGGTGCTGCTGGCGTCGGTGCGCTCGGCGGTGCTGTGGCGGCAGCTGGGCGGCAGCTATTGGGACATTTTGCTGCGGCGGCGTGCGATAGTGGATTCGATCGAGGAACGGCTGGGCTGA
- a CDS encoding ABC transporter substrate-binding protein, with translation MFSKKFIAAAAAALVAAAAALSGCGQGDIVGGERRPVRISVGSYNLNNLPFFVADAKGYFAEAGVHVRTENFAQGGSKVLQALVAGSTDVAVGFYDHTIQMQAKRKDVSAFVLLSRNSGLVLAGRNDTRFDPKQPQTIRGLKIGITAPGSSSDFFVRHFLSRHRIDENAVSIIGVGSGAAAVAALQQGKVDLLVNYDPAATLIEARGIGRILIDARSDEGAREVYGGLYPTSVLYAQSAFLQKHPQVAERIARAQLKALRFIEDTPPEQIVAALPDRYVSGDRAAYAKAVARAKAIFSRDGRFVPADLQTPLAVLREFDRSVAAAQIDLSKTYTNRFVDDAHAASSR, from the coding sequence ATGTTCAGCAAGAAATTCATAGCCGCCGCCGCTGCCGCCTTGGTAGCGGCCGCCGCGGCGCTCTCCGGCTGCGGCCAGGGCGACATCGTCGGCGGCGAACGCAGGCCGGTGCGCATCAGCGTGGGGTCCTACAACCTCAACAACCTGCCGTTCTTCGTCGCCGACGCCAAGGGCTATTTCGCCGAGGCCGGCGTGCACGTGCGCACCGAGAACTTCGCCCAGGGCGGCTCGAAAGTGTTGCAGGCGCTGGTGGCCGGTTCCACCGACGTGGCGGTGGGGTTCTACGACCACACCATCCAGATGCAGGCCAAGCGCAAGGATGTTTCCGCGTTCGTGCTGTTGTCGCGCAATTCCGGCCTGGTGCTGGCCGGGCGCAACGACACGCGCTTCGATCCGAAGCAGCCGCAGACCATCCGCGGCCTCAAGATCGGCATCACCGCGCCGGGTTCGTCGTCGGATTTCTTCGTGCGCCATTTCCTCTCGCGCCACCGCATCGACGAAAACGCGGTGTCGATCATCGGCGTCGGCTCGGGCGCGGCCGCGGTGGCGGCGTTGCAGCAGGGCAAGGTCGATCTGCTGGTGAATTACGATCCGGCCGCGACCTTGATCGAGGCGCGCGGCATCGGCCGCATCCTGATCGACGCGCGCAGCGACGAGGGCGCGCGCGAGGTCTACGGCGGCCTGTATCCGACCTCGGTGCTGTACGCGCAGAGCGCGTTCCTGCAAAAGCATCCGCAGGTCGCCGAGCGCATCGCCCGCGCCCAGCTCAAGGCGCTGCGCTTCATCGAGGACACGCCGCCCGAGCAGATCGTGGCCGCGCTGCCGGACCGTTATGTCTCCGGCGATCGCGCCGCCTACGCCAAGGCGGTGGCGCGCGCCAAGGCGATCTTCTCGCGCGACGGCCGGTTCGTGCCGGCGGATCTGCAAACGCCGCTGGCGGTCCTGCGCGAATTCGATCGCAGCGTCGCCGCTGCCCAGATCGATCTGAGCAAGACCTACACCAACCGTTTCGTCGACGACGCGCACGCCGCGTCGTCGCGCTGA
- a CDS encoding ABC transporter ATP-binding protein: MATTATVRQLHQDPAGANAATLVAIEGITMSFGDFTAVRDVDIGVGDGEFLAIVGPTGCGKSTILNAVAGLLTPARGRIAIDGKPVKGVQESVGYLFQQDALLPWKTALQNVELGLRFRGVAAAEREARARAWLAKVGLTGFEARYPHQLSGGQRKRVQMAQALIVEPKVILMDEPFSALDIHTRHLMQNELLRLWQEQRRSVILITHDLEEAIALGDRVVVLSAGPSSRVVESFHVPLDRPRDVAEIKLDPCFIDLYRDIWACLRGEVEKTYAQQRD; this comes from the coding sequence ATGGCCACCACCGCCACGGTGCGACAACTGCACCAAGACCCGGCCGGCGCGAACGCCGCCACCCTGGTCGCGATCGAAGGCATCACCATGTCGTTCGGCGACTTCACCGCGGTGCGCGACGTCGATATCGGCGTCGGCGACGGTGAATTCCTCGCCATCGTCGGCCCGACCGGCTGCGGCAAGAGCACCATCCTCAATGCCGTCGCCGGGCTGCTGACGCCGGCCCGGGGCCGCATCGCGATCGACGGCAAGCCGGTCAAGGGCGTGCAGGAAAGCGTGGGCTACCTGTTCCAGCAGGACGCGTTGCTACCGTGGAAGACCGCCTTGCAGAACGTCGAGCTCGGCCTGCGCTTTCGCGGCGTGGCGGCGGCCGAACGCGAGGCGAGGGCGCGCGCCTGGCTGGCGAAGGTGGGACTCACCGGGTTCGAGGCGCGCTATCCGCATCAACTCTCCGGCGGCCAGCGCAAACGCGTGCAGATGGCGCAAGCCCTGATCGTGGAGCCCAAGGTGATCCTGATGGACGAGCCGTTCTCGGCCCTGGACATCCACACCCGGCACCTGATGCAGAACGAACTGCTGCGCTTGTGGCAGGAACAGCGCCGCTCGGTGATCTTGATCACCCACGACCTGGAAGAGGCGATCGCCCTGGGCGACCGGGTGGTGGTGCTGTCGGCCGGTCCGTCCAGCCGCGTGGTCGAGAGTTTCCACGTTCCGCTCGATCGGCCGCGCGACGTCGCGGAAATCAAGCTCGACCCGTGTTTCATCGACCTGTACCGCGACATCTGGGCCTGCCTGCGCGGCGAAGTGGAGAAGACCTATGCGCAACAACGTGACTGA
- a CDS encoding 4-oxalomesaconate tautomerase, producing MSSDLLSVPCVLMRGGTSKGPFFLADDLPADPALRDAFLLDVMGSGHPLQIDGIGGGNPLSSKVAIVGRASRIDADVDYLFAQVRVDQRVVDTTPNCGNMLAAVAPFAIEAGLVQARHPQTQVRIHNVNTGKVVVATVQTPGGRVKYRGDTVIAGAPGAGSPISLAFLDAAGARTGRLLPTGHASERIDGVDASCVDCAMPMVLVPAQALGLRGDEAPARLDADAALLRRLEKIRIEAGHRMGIADAAERVIPKPVLLSPPMHGGTLQVRYFMPQRCHSALAITGAVGIATACATEGTVAQAMLRERDLAKPITLEHPSGTLEVRLERTAAGDAIASVVRTARRLLEGRVFTSLVPECGAASM from the coding sequence ATGTCCAGCGACCTGCTAAGCGTGCCTTGCGTCCTGATGCGGGGCGGAACCTCCAAGGGGCCGTTTTTCCTGGCCGACGACCTGCCGGCCGACCCGGCCTTGCGGGATGCCTTTCTGCTCGATGTGATGGGATCGGGCCATCCGTTGCAGATCGACGGCATCGGCGGCGGCAATCCGCTGTCGAGCAAGGTCGCGATCGTCGGTCGCGCTTCGCGCATCGACGCCGACGTGGACTATCTGTTCGCGCAGGTGCGGGTCGACCAACGCGTCGTCGACACCACGCCCAACTGCGGCAACATGCTCGCCGCGGTGGCGCCGTTCGCGATCGAGGCCGGATTGGTCCAGGCGCGGCATCCGCAGACGCAGGTGCGCATCCACAACGTCAATACCGGCAAGGTCGTGGTCGCGACCGTGCAGACGCCGGGCGGCCGGGTGAAGTACCGAGGCGATACCGTCATCGCCGGCGCGCCGGGCGCGGGAAGCCCGATCTCGCTGGCCTTCCTCGATGCGGCCGGAGCCCGCACCGGCCGCCTGCTGCCCACCGGCCACGCCAGCGAACGCATCGACGGCGTCGACGCGAGTTGCGTCGACTGCGCCATGCCGATGGTGCTGGTGCCGGCCCAGGCGCTGGGCTTGCGCGGCGACGAAGCGCCGGCGCGTCTGGATGCCGATGCGGCGCTGCTGCGGCGCCTGGAGAAGATAAGGATCGAAGCCGGCCACCGCATGGGCATCGCCGACGCCGCCGAGCGGGTCATTCCCAAACCGGTGCTGCTGTCGCCGCCGATGCATGGCGGCACGTTGCAAGTGCGTTATTTCATGCCGCAACGGTGCCACAGCGCATTGGCGATCACCGGCGCGGTCGGCATCGCCACGGCTTGCGCCACCGAAGGAACCGTGGCGCAGGCGATGTTGCGCGAGCGCGATCTGGCCAAGCCGATCACGCTCGAGCATCCCAGCGGCACCTTGGAAGTGCGGCTTGAACGCACGGCCGCGGGCGATGCCATCGCCAGCGTGGTGCGCACGGCGCGGCGCCTGTTGGAGGGCCGCGTGTTCACCTCGCTGGTACCCGAGTGCGGGGCCGCGAGTATGTAG
- a CDS encoding ABC transporter permease, whose translation MRNNVTDRIVQLLLVVVLFGGWQAGVSAQMIDPFFFPAPMAIAWQAWEWLSDPGFYQHVGITLAETGLGYVIGTTLGVAGGVWLGLSRRSARILDPFIKGFNAIPRVVLAPIFVLWLGLGLWSKVALAVTLVFFTTFFNAMQGVREVNPTVLANARILGAGRSDLLRHVYFPAAASWILSSLRTSVGFAVVGAIIGEYLGASAGLGYLIAQAEGNFNAVGVFAGIAILAVFVLIIDAFLDIAENRLIAWRPNAARESA comes from the coding sequence ATGCGCAACAACGTGACTGACCGCATCGTGCAACTGCTGCTGGTCGTGGTGCTGTTCGGCGGCTGGCAGGCCGGCGTATCGGCGCAGATGATCGACCCGTTCTTCTTCCCCGCGCCGATGGCGATCGCGTGGCAGGCCTGGGAGTGGCTGTCCGACCCGGGGTTCTACCAGCACGTCGGGATCACCCTGGCCGAGACCGGGCTGGGCTATGTGATCGGCACGACCCTGGGCGTCGCCGGCGGCGTCTGGCTGGGCTTGAGCCGGCGTTCGGCGCGGATTCTCGATCCCTTCATCAAGGGCTTCAACGCGATTCCGCGCGTGGTGCTGGCGCCGATCTTCGTGCTGTGGCTGGGCCTGGGGCTGTGGTCGAAAGTGGCGCTGGCGGTGACGCTGGTGTTCTTCACCACCTTCTTCAATGCGATGCAGGGCGTGCGCGAGGTCAATCCGACGGTGCTGGCCAACGCGCGCATTCTCGGCGCCGGCCGTAGCGATCTGCTGCGCCACGTGTATTTCCCGGCCGCGGCGAGCTGGATCCTGTCCTCGCTGCGCACCTCGGTCGGCTTCGCCGTGGTCGGCGCGATCATCGGCGAATACCTCGGCGCGTCGGCGGGACTGGGCTATCTGATCGCCCAGGCCGAGGGCAACTTCAACGCCGTCGGCGTGTTCGCCGGTATCGCGATCCTGGCCGTGTTCGTGCTGATCATCGACGCCTTCCTGGATATCGCCGAGAACCGGCTGATCGCGTGGCGTCCGAACGCGGCGCGCGAAAGCGCCTGA
- a CDS encoding NUDIX hydrolase → MSYREGRFWQPDVTVATIVVEGGRLLMVEETVGGQLVINQPAGHLEPDESLLDAALRETLEETGWDVRLTAFIGAYQWKAPLQPDGSGGRHYLRFAFAAEPVRHHAERALDEGIVQALWMTPAELQARAPQHRGPLVWQVVADYLGGRRHSLDLVQHMVSPEPL, encoded by the coding sequence GTGAGCTACCGCGAAGGACGTTTCTGGCAACCCGACGTCACCGTCGCCACGATCGTGGTCGAGGGCGGCCGCCTGCTGATGGTCGAAGAGACAGTCGGCGGGCAATTGGTGATCAATCAGCCCGCCGGGCACCTGGAGCCCGACGAAAGCCTGCTCGACGCCGCGCTGCGCGAGACCCTGGAAGAAACCGGCTGGGACGTGCGCCTGACCGCCTTCATCGGCGCCTATCAGTGGAAAGCACCGTTGCAGCCCGACGGCTCCGGCGGCCGCCATTACCTGCGCTTCGCCTTCGCCGCCGAACCGGTCCGGCACCACGCCGAGCGGGCGCTGGACGAAGGCATCGTGCAGGCGCTGTGGATGACCCCGGCCGAACTGCAGGCGCGCGCGCCGCAGCACCGCGGCCCGCTGGTCTGGCAGGTCGTCGCCGATTACCTGGGCGGACGCCGCCATTCGCTGGACCTGGTGCAGCACATGGTCTCGCCCGAACCGCTGTGA
- the acnB gene encoding bifunctional aconitate hydratase 2/2-methylisocitrate dehydratase — protein sequence MLEAYRHHIAERAALGIPPLPLTAQQTAEVIELLKNPPAGEGEFLLDLITHRVPAGVDDAAKVKASYLAAVAFGTEHNALISRARATELLGTMLGGYNIHPLIELLDDAEVGAVAAQALKHTLLMFDAFHDVQEKAEKGNANAKSVLQSWADAEWFTSKPEVPESLTVTVFKVTGETNTDDLSPAPDATTRPDIPLHALAMLKNKRDGIEPEEDGKRGPVAFIESLKDKGHLVAYVGDVVGTGSSRKSATNSVLWFTGEDIPFIPNKRFGGVCLGSKIAPIFYNTMEDAGALPIELDVSQMNMGDVIELRPYDGKALKNGEVIAQFALKSDVLLDEVRAGGRIPLIVGRGLTAKAREALGLPTSTLFRLPTNPADTGKGYSLAQKMVGRACGVPEVDGKQPGIRPGTYCEPKMTSVGSQDTTGPMTRDELKDLACLGFSADLVMQSFCHTAAYPKPVDVKTHHDLPAFISNRGGIALRPGDGVIHSWLNRMLMPDTVGTGGDSHTRFPVGISFPAGSGLVAFAAATGVMPLDMPESVLVRFSGEMQPGVTLRDLVNAIPLAAINSGLLTVAKQGKKNIFSGRILEIEGLPQLKVEQAFELSDASAERSAAGCTVKLDKEPIIEYLTSNITLLKWMMAEGYADPRSLQRRIKAMEGWLANPQLLEGDADAEYAAVIDIDLNQIVEPIVACPNDPDDVKTLSAVSGAVIDEVFIGSCMTNIGHFRAAAKLLEGKRDIPTRLWVAPPTKMDASELTKEGHYGTFGTAGARMEMPGCSLCMGNQAQAREGATVFSTSTRNFPNRLGRNTNVYLGSAELAAICSRLGRIPTREEYMADVGVLKADGDKIYRYMNFDQIEDYKSVADTVAAA from the coding sequence ATGTTGGAAGCCTATCGCCACCACATCGCCGAGCGCGCCGCGCTGGGCATTCCGCCGCTGCCGCTGACCGCTCAGCAGACCGCCGAGGTTATCGAGCTGCTGAAGAACCCGCCGGCGGGGGAGGGCGAGTTCCTGCTCGACCTGATCACGCACCGCGTTCCGGCCGGCGTCGACGACGCCGCCAAGGTCAAGGCCTCCTACCTGGCCGCGGTCGCCTTCGGCACCGAGCACAACGCGCTGATCAGCCGCGCGCGCGCGACCGAACTGCTCGGCACCATGCTCGGCGGCTACAACATCCACCCGCTGATCGAACTGCTCGACGACGCCGAAGTCGGCGCGGTCGCGGCGCAGGCGCTCAAGCACACCCTGCTGATGTTCGACGCGTTCCACGACGTGCAGGAAAAGGCCGAGAAGGGCAACGCCAACGCCAAGAGCGTGCTGCAGAGCTGGGCCGACGCCGAATGGTTCACCAGCAAGCCCGAAGTGCCCGAAAGCCTGACCGTCACCGTGTTCAAGGTGACCGGCGAGACCAATACCGACGACCTGTCGCCGGCGCCCGACGCGACCACCCGTCCGGACATCCCGCTGCACGCGCTGGCGATGCTCAAGAACAAGCGCGACGGCATCGAGCCGGAAGAAGACGGCAAGCGCGGTCCGGTCGCCTTCATCGAATCGCTCAAGGACAAGGGCCACCTCGTCGCCTATGTCGGCGACGTGGTCGGCACCGGTTCCAGCCGCAAGTCGGCGACCAACTCGGTGCTGTGGTTCACCGGCGAAGACATCCCCTTCATTCCGAACAAGCGCTTCGGCGGCGTGTGCCTGGGTTCGAAGATCGCGCCGATCTTCTACAACACCATGGAAGACGCAGGCGCCTTGCCGATCGAACTCGACGTGTCGCAGATGAACATGGGCGACGTGATCGAACTGCGTCCCTACGACGGCAAGGCGCTCAAGAACGGCGAAGTGATCGCGCAGTTCGCGCTGAAGTCCGATGTGTTGCTGGACGAAGTCCGCGCCGGCGGCCGCATCCCGCTGATCGTCGGCCGCGGCCTCACCGCCAAGGCGCGCGAAGCGCTCGGCCTGCCGACCTCGACCCTGTTCCGCCTGCCGACCAACCCGGCCGACACCGGCAAGGGTTACTCGCTGGCGCAGAAGATGGTCGGCCGCGCCTGCGGCGTGCCGGAAGTCGATGGCAAGCAGCCGGGCATTCGTCCGGGCACCTACTGCGAGCCGAAGATGACCTCGGTGGGTTCGCAGGACACCACCGGTCCGATGACCCGCGACGAATTGAAGGACCTGGCCTGCCTGGGCTTCTCGGCCGACCTCGTCATGCAGTCGTTCTGCCACACCGCCGCTTACCCGAAGCCGGTCGACGTCAAGACCCATCATGATCTGCCGGCCTTCATCAGCAACCGCGGCGGCATCGCCCTGCGTCCGGGCGACGGCGTGATCCACTCGTGGCTCAACCGCATGCTGATGCCCGACACCGTCGGCACCGGCGGCGACTCGCACACCCGTTTCCCGGTCGGCATCTCGTTCCCGGCCGGCTCCGGCCTGGTCGCGTTCGCCGCGGCCACCGGCGTCATGCCGCTGGATATGCCCGAGTCGGTGCTGGTGCGTTTCTCCGGCGAAATGCAGCCCGGCGTGACCCTGCGCGATCTGGTCAACGCGATCCCGCTGGCCGCGATCAACAGCGGTCTGCTGACCGTCGCCAAGCAGGGCAAGAAGAACATCTTCTCCGGCCGCATCCTGGAAATCGAAGGCCTGCCGCAGCTCAAGGTCGAGCAGGCGTTCGAACTGTCCGACGCCTCGGCAGAGCGCTCCGCCGCCGGTTGCACGGTGAAGCTGGATAAGGAACCGATCATCGAGTACCTGACCAGCAACATCACCCTGCTCAAGTGGATGATGGCCGAAGGCTACGCCGACCCGCGTTCGCTGCAGCGCCGGATCAAGGCGATGGAAGGCTGGCTGGCCAACCCGCAGTTGCTGGAAGGCGACGCGGATGCCGAGTACGCCGCGGTCATCGACATCGACCTCAACCAGATCGTCGAGCCGATCGTGGCCTGCCCGAACGACCCCGACGACGTGAAGACCCTGTCGGCGGTGTCCGGCGCGGTCATCGACGAAGTCTTCATCGGCTCGTGCATGACCAACATCGGCCACTTCCGCGCGGCGGCGAAGCTGCTGGAAGGCAAGCGCGATATCCCGACCCGTCTGTGGGTCGCGCCGCCGACCAAGATGGACGCGTCCGAGCTGACGAAGGAAGGCCACTACGGCACCTTCGGCACCGCCGGCGCGCGCATGGAAATGCCGGGCTGCTCGCTGTGCATGGGCAACCAGGCGCAGGCGCGCGAGGGCGCGACCGTGTTCTCCACCAGCACCCGCAACTTCCCGAACCGTCTGGGCCGCAACACCAACGTGTACCTGGGTTCGGCCGAACTGGCCGCGATCTGCTCGCGTCTGGGTCGCATCCCGACCCGCGAGGAGTACATGGCGGACGTCGGCGTGCTCAAGGCCGACGGCGACAAGATCTACCGCTACATGAACTTCGATCAGATCGAAGACTACAAGTCGGTCGCCGACACCGTCGCCGCGGCCTGA